Genomic segment of Deltaproteobacteria bacterium:
AGGTGAACCTCAAGGGCGTGTTCATGTGCTGCCGCGCCGTCATCCCGGTCATGAAGGAGCAGAAGTCCGGGAAGATCATCAACATCGCGTCGGGGACCTTCCTGAACGGCACCAGCAACATGCCGCACTACACCAGCTCCAAGGGTGGCGTGGTGGCGCTGACCCGGGTCATGTCCCGCCAACTCGGCGACTGGAACATCAACGTGAACTGCATGACTCCCGGCTCCACCATGAGCGAGGACGTCATCACCGACGAGATCCGCAAACGCCGGTCGGACAGCGCCGGCCGCCGGGCCTTCAAGCGCATCCAGGTGCCCGAGGACGTCACCGGCACCGCGCTGTTCCTGGCCAGCGCCGACAGCGACTTCATGACCGGGCAACTGCTGGTGGTGGAGGGCGGCGGGATCATCCACTGACCAGGTGAATTCCCCGCGATTCGGCCGGTCAATGGGCGAATCCTGATGCGGCACAGGCAGGGGGCGTCAGCCGCCCTCAAGCTCCGTGTCCCACAACAGCTTGAGAGTCTCGCACGACTCACCGATCTCGCCGCGGGCCCGCTCCGGCGGATAGCCCAGGCAGTTCGAGACGTAGCGCACGCCGTCGATGAGCCGGTCACGGTTGCGGTGCTGGTGGCCGTGGACGTGGAGAACGGAGCCCAGCGCGCGGAGCTGGGCCTCGATCCGCGTGCAGCCGGCTACCCGGCTGAAATTGAACCGGACGGCGCGCGCAGGAAGCGCGGGGGGCGTGGTCGGCGAGCGGAACATCACCTCCTGTCTGGGGAGAAAGTGGCTGAAGGACAGGACCGGCGCGTCGTATTCACGGCCGAGATGCGGCTCGTTCATGTCGAGAAAATGATCGGCGACGGACAGACCCTCCGGCCATCGGGTCAGAACTTCATCGGCCCACATGGAGAGGCCCGCGTCGTCGCCGTCCCTGGGGACGTAAAGGCTGGCGGGGCCTTGCTCCGGCTTCACGTACCACGAGAACAGCGGCACCACCCAGGCTCCGGGGTCGGCCGGGCCACGGGACACCTTGGCAGGTTTCGTCTCCACCCCGAGCTCCGCGCACAACCTCAGGATCTTCTCGAACTTG
This window contains:
- a CDS encoding SDR family NAD(P)-dependent oxidoreductase, which produces VNLKGVFMCCRAVIPVMKEQKSGKIINIASGTFLNGTSNMPHYTSSKGGVVALTRVMSRQLGDWNINVNCMTPGSTMSEDVITDEIRKRRSDSAGRRAFKRIQVPEDVTGTALFLASADSDFMTGQLLVVEGGGIIH
- a CDS encoding metallophosphoesterase family protein, which gives rise to MRIFAISDVHADYPQNMALIQALCAHGHERDTLLLPGDVTDDLSRLARVLGGVREKFAHVFFVPGNHELWVRRGESGNSVAKFEKILRLCAELGVETKPAKVSRGPADPGAWVVPLFSWYVKPEQGPASLYVPRDGDDAGLSMWADEVLTRWPEGLSVADHFLDMNEPHLGREYDAPVLSFSHFLPRQEVMFRSPTTPPALPARAVRFNFSRVAGCTRIEAQLRALGSVLHVHGHQHRNRDRLIDGVRYVSNCLGYPPERARGEIGESCETLKLLWDTELEGG